In the genome of Myroides phaeus, one region contains:
- the bioD gene encoding dethiobiotin synthase has product MKQQLFITGIGTEIGKTVVSAAFVQRFQADYWKPVQSGDLHLTDTEKVSKLVDSHLVAHPESYRFELAASPHKSARKEGVTIEDSKIQLPQTANNLIVEGAGGLYVPMAKGYYMIDLIQRLALPTVLVVRNYLGCINHAILSIEALKVRHIPIAYLVLNGEFDSDTYDAIVENIDSTTQIVRLPELTEVNAAEIKKISQYIK; this is encoded by the coding sequence ATGAAACAACAATTATTTATAACCGGAATAGGAACAGAAATTGGAAAAACAGTAGTTAGTGCTGCCTTTGTACAGCGATTTCAAGCTGATTATTGGAAACCCGTACAATCAGGAGATTTACACTTAACTGACACAGAAAAAGTAAGTAAGTTAGTAGATTCGCATTTAGTGGCACATCCGGAGAGTTACCGATTTGAACTAGCAGCCTCACCCCATAAGTCGGCTCGAAAAGAAGGAGTAACGATAGAAGACAGTAAGATTCAACTCCCTCAAACAGCAAACAACCTAATCGTAGAAGGAGCAGGAGGATTATATGTTCCAATGGCAAAAGGGTACTATATGATTGACTTGATTCAGCGATTAGCCTTACCAACAGTGCTTGTGGTACGCAATTATTTAGGTTGTATCAACCATGCTATTTTGTCGATAGAAGCCTTAAAAGTGCGACATATTCCAATAGCGTATTTGGTGTTAAACGGCGAGTTTGATTCAGATACCTACGATGCGATAGTGGAGAATATAGACAGTACAACCCAAATAGTTCGTTTACCCGAATTAACAGAAGTTAATGCAGCAGAGATAAAAAAAATTAGTCAGTATATTAAGTAG
- a CDS encoding DMT family transporter, translated as MNWIILIIGGLCEVAFTYCLGKAKDSVGTEALGWYAGFLIALVCSMAALIKAVQSLPLGTAYAVWTGIGAVGTVLVGIFVFKDPATFWRMFFIATLIGSIIGLKFVAAS; from the coding sequence ATGAACTGGATTATTTTAATCATTGGAGGGCTATGTGAAGTAGCGTTTACTTATTGCTTAGGAAAAGCAAAAGATTCGGTAGGAACAGAAGCATTAGGATGGTATGCTGGTTTTTTAATTGCGTTAGTTTGTAGTATGGCAGCATTGATTAAGGCAGTACAATCACTTCCGTTAGGAACAGCTTATGCTGTTTGGACAGGGATTGGAGCAGTTGGAACAGTGTTGGTAGGTATCTTTGTTTTTAAAGATCCAGCTACATTTTGGCGAATGTTTTTTATTGCTACGTTGATTGGTTCAATCATTGGATTGAAGTTCGTAGCAGCATCATAA